The sequence CACGACGTCATCGCTCGAGATCTTATTCTCCCCCTCCTCTTCCCCGTCCTCGGCATCGCCAGGGTTCCCCAACCCTCCTCCGTGGGCGCGCCGCCGGGCCACCAGCGGCGAGATGGGTCGCGCGGCGAGGTCCGGAATCAGGGCAAGGGAGCGCGGCGCGAGACGAGGTGACAGCACCGGCCGCGGAGCGAGGCCTCGAGCGACGGCCCGGGCGCTCGGTCTCCACGAGATCGCCGACATCTCCCTCCctactcctctcctctcctctcctctctttgggTTGCGGgcgaaggaagagaagagaagagtcgGGTGGAGAGCGGAGCAGCTCGTGGCGGCTTTTTATTCCCCCTTTAAGTTGGGTTGCGGTGTGCGCGCGGGTAGGCTCGGGGTAACGTGAGCCGGCGAGAGGCGCCAATGTCAAGTGAGCTCGATCGGGGGAACCATAATGGCCGATAGGGCAGGCGTCATCTGCACGCGACCAAAGAGGGGGCCGGGTGTTCTAGGCACATGAGATGCACGTGAGTGAGTATAGAAGAATAGAgttaaataaaacaaaatatatattttttatttaaatattaaaaaagaatATTGAAAATTGGAATAAAAGCATAAATATAGTAAGCTTTGGACACATTGGAGGATGTCATAATTGACATCAAATTAAGAAGGTCGAAGTAATTTAAGTAAGAGTCCATATTATTACATTTTGGCGAAATTAATCAATCAATTATGTAAAAGAAAGTTCAAAGTGACAGTGAAAAAAGCAAGTCTATAATTATACTAAACACTTAATAGTTCACgggaattttaatttaaaatcttttTAAGTAAAAccttatttatttaataaatcaaatcatgacttattagaaaatattaaatattattatgatcGGCTTTAGTTATCAACCCAACATGACAAAATGAATCCTTCTTAAATGTTATTAcatctaaaaaatattaaatttattcaaACAAAGTAAAATATAATCTAGTCAAGTGATAGATTTTtacttaaagaataaaaaatcatatcatgtgtCTCGTTTTAattcatttttttataaaaaattatgttcGAATGTGTTAGATAATATCTCTGACTTTATTactaatgaaatatatatatatatatatatatatatatatatatatatatatatatatatatatatatatataaggttcgAGTACTAAGATTAATTCAATGAGTTCGaaataaaaataagcttcaaaTGACCTTATTATATatcatttattttaataattattattggatTATTATCGATTTAGCTTCGTGTCTCCAATCCAAATTAGtcaaaaataatgatcatattaattattatttttatttaaaaattaaattatgaatTCATAGAGATATCACTAACATAGATTCCACAAAAGGTATTATTGGATTAAGCAAGATTTAATCCAAAATTATGTTTGTTTCGTTTCTAACCATTTCAAAGGTATATCAATTCAATGTCTATTTGATCCATTTCTTATGGTAATAGCGATCCAAATTATTGTCTCGAATAACTCATAGATTCCGACATCCGATTCAACTTGCAAGGATGATATCTAAGTTTTAGAGAAAGAGACAGACTATATCCTATCCCAAGACCAAAAGAAAGAGATGCCCTTAGAAGGAGAAAAGAGACACCCCAAAGGGTAAGTGGCAGTCATTTTCCTGCAACCAAAGTCGTCATTCTACAGGAACAGTCCATTTCTGATTCCAAAACACACTGTTTACCTATTTGTCGATGGAAGATGTTTTGTTTGCATTTATTTCAAGTGGGTGCAGTTCATTTTATTCCATTTATTTCAAGGAACAAGATAATAAGGAACTTAAGTTTTCTAATAGCAGCTTCATTAGTAACTCAAATCTATGCTTATTCCAATCAAATTATTCTTACTACTTCATGACacatttttcattaaaaaatcttaatttgtttggttcaaatttatcataaacatatattttttaattaataattaattttcttCACTTTcaagcatgtctttctttcatgttAGTGATCAGAGATTTACTCTCTATTACAATAATGAAAGTATACTCTCTTTATTATTTGAGATTCGCTACAtgaatcttattattattattattattattatctcaacctaataatctaatccatgtccactaattttgatTAGTTTGActtacattcatcattattttattttttttataaataataatatatttttttattttttttatttgagctaatatttaattattttataattttgtttTAGTAATTTCACATATTTATCTCAAAATGTTTATTTTGTATCATTTATGTCATGCTTTCCCCCCTAACTTGACAATGAAGCATTGATATGTGGGCTCCAGTGAGATAAGGGAGGCTTTAAGCAACATGAGATCTCGCACATCACTCATCAAACCGGACATTGACATACCTACAAACTTCACAGATGGAAGAGAAGGGATGTGAGACTTCCCTTCAAAGATCAGCAAGAATCACTTTTCAGTAGAATGAACGGTTGTGAAGGACCCTACAAGAACTTGCCTCCATGAGTCCCTCTCTCATCAAACCTTATCCATCATCACCTTCTTATGGTCCTCTCCCATCCAAGTCCCTGAAAGGACTTGGATTCTTGTGGCCCAACGAACACACACACCTACACTATCAATCCACCTTCCCCCGGGATAATATTTTGGTATGTTATGGCTTGGAGACCCACCATGGACTCTTCCGgatgaataatattttcatacATAATCTTCTCAAGTTAAAAgagaaaattattatatttttttataagatcaTTTAGTTTCGTTGAGGAATATGAGAACCAATAACTTATAAGCCTGTTAATTCTTTTTTACCGTTAGAGTTACTTTTTGAAGCTCACGAAAAGATAAAATCGAGTATATTTAAAATGGATAATTCTTCACAAGTTTACGATCATAccttaatttttataatatattttataatatattattaagctTTGATGGCTTCCTATATATCTTAAAATCTATATGAAATTTCTATTCAGTTGATCACAAGGctggtgaatatatatatatatatatatatatatatatatatatatatatatatatcgggatTTATATCGGCCATTGCATCACGTTATTGTCTGCTACGAACTGTTCAACGATAACAATCCGTTAACTATATTTTGGTAGCAGCAGCAGTCTGCGTAGTACGAAAACGTCGTCCTATTCTGTTCCGTGTCAAACCGTCCCGATTGGTTCcgttatcttctccccctttcgctgcttcctcctcctcactcgctctctctctctctcttaagatAACACGAATCGTGGCCCCTCCCCATCTCTCCTCCATTCTCTCTTCTTAGACGCGTCGCCTGCTTCCCGTTAGGGCTTTGGGCGATCGATGGATTCCTCGGCCGGAAAGATGAAGCCGAGGGAGACATGCGAGCTCTGCGGCGGCGCCGCGGCGGTCCACTGCGAGGCTGACGCGGCGTCGCTCTGCTGGGACTGCGACGCTCGCGTCCACGGCGCCAATTTCCTTGTCGCTCGCCACCTCCGCCGTATCGCCTGCGCTGGATGCCACTCCCTGGACGACGATCGGGTCATCTCCGGCGCCGGATCCCCCCCGGTCCGCTCGATCTGCCGCTCCTGCGGCCCCGACGGATCCGACCTGTCCTCCTCCGCGTCGTCGCCGGTGACGTCCTGCGTCTCGACCGCCGAGTCGAAGGCGTCGCAGGAGGAGGGGGCCACCACCTCGAGAGTCGGATGCGGGGGAGACCGGCGGTGGGCGCGAAGGCGACGGCCGTGTCGGTAAACTGGCGCGCGAGTGCAGTCGTCGAGGTGGCAGTCCACGTGCCGGGGGGTGTGCGAAACTAGAGTGGCGGATTTACCCGCTTCGGGTTTCGACGCGACGCCGTGTCAGGGAAGCGGTGGCTGAGAGGGCCCGACCCGTGTTCCGTTGCATGGTCGAGGGTACACACTACATGATTCGGACAAATAACTCTACGCTGTTGCCACGATCACACGTGTGAGTTGGTTTTGTTTCGCACGATTCGGTTGTAGTCGTCCTTCGCATTAGAATTTCATTTTTCTTGCGGCTTTCATCTGTTTAaacttattaattatttttactaCCACAACAACAAAATATTATTTGACATCAAATTTTCTATCATCGAATTCGGTTAAAaaacatatttttaatttattatctttaaattaattaaattgatttcatttactaAATAATATTATAGCTAATTGGTCATCGGAAAGTATTTGGTTAAAACTTATATAAAATTCGAGTTTATTTGCCTCAATCAATTAAATGCACAGAAATAGCCAATTTATGTGCTAAAATAAATGGCCCACACGACCCGAAATTTAATTTGCATACGGAAAAGCCGTAAACCGTCGGCCCATCAAGCCCTATTTTGGTGGCTAAGGTACCGTTCGATGGCCGCATTGTTTCGTATTCTACGGCCCCGATTCGATGCCCGCAGTGGTCCCATGCAAGGCCGACGACGTCCCCTGCTATCATCTTCCCTCTCTCCCTCGTTCTCGACTTGGTGCCCCAAAATTCTAGGGTTTCTCTCGGGGACTGAGAACTCCGGGGTTCTTCCATCCGGGTCTCCGATGGCCTCCTATGGAATCCGATCTGAACTTGTTCATCTTCCGTGTTCCTTCTTCCGTTGGACCCGACCGATTCCGGACATCGTCTAGATACCGTAACGTCTTCTTATACAGTTTTCTCGTATTTGATCTCAATCTTCTGTAGTTGAGCGAGAGGAAAGAGGGAATGAGTGGAAAACCTAACCACATGTCGGATTTGAGGACGGCTGCGGCCCATCCGCTGGCCTCAGGCACCGGGGAGGGCCACATGATCGCGGCTGCCGACGCCAGGGCGATCCAGGGGTACGGGCACGATAAGGATAGTGGTGGCGGTTGCGACGGTATGGAAGAGGCCGTCGACGGGGAGGGAGTGGAGGGCGACGCGCCAGCCGATCATGGCGATTTGGGGAATCCACACGCTTTGGTTGTGCCTCCGGTTGCTAGCAATCAGCTCACCCTCTCGTTCCATAGGGAGGTCTACGTGTTCGATTCAGTCTCCCCTGAAAAGGTGATATTTTGCTTGCTGTTTTCTGTTTATTTGCAAAAGGAGGTGTCTGTCTTGAGTGGTAATGAACTTGCTTATCCTATAGGTTCAAGCTGTGCTTTTGTTATTGGGAGGACGTGAAATTGCCACTAGCACGGCTTCGATTGAATCAGCTACCAACCCACTGGATAAGGTGCTTCTTAGACTAAAAGTTCTTTAATGGGTTGGTAAATAGACTTGGGATATGCTTAATTTTTGTAGCTTGGTCTTTTGGTGCTTTACAGCGATTGAACTTCCCACACAGAGTTGCTTCACTGATGAGGTTTAAAGAGAAGAGGAAAGAGCGCAATTTTGACAAAAAGATACGATATGCTGTTCGGAAAGAAGTTGCTCTCAGGTAAGaggtgattttttttcttctattagaTCTTTTGGCAGTCATTTTTGTTTCTTTGCCTTCAACAGATAATATGTTCTCTGAGTTACTTTTGAGAATGTACAGTTTGATGGTTCTGTGCAATGCAGTATACATGTTGCATAGGTCTTGTTTGTACTATTCCATATTAAATTCATGACTTTGGCTTTTGGTTCTTGTATTTGCTGTCTGCTTTAGTATATGGGGCTTATTGTTACCGTCAATTTGCATATTCACAGGATGCAGCGGAACAGGGGTCAGTTTACAActtcaaaatcaaatcctgacGTTGCAACTTTGGGTGCCACAAATTGTGAGGGAACCCAATGTTGGGGTACAATTGAAGGTCGACCACCATCAGCTGCTCTGTATGTTCCTATAACTTTATTACTTAtggctattaagaaattcataagtCTAACTTACTAATTAACTGCATGGATACTGTGCAACCTTCCAGTTTATCAGTTTGCTATATAGTTGTATAACTATTAGCGCCATGGAAtataatttggaaaaaaaaagatttttttattttctttcaattttttaGCACATTAACTGATTATTTTTCTATATTCTCTTATAGATAACCTCATATATTGTCTTCAAGACATTTTACTAATTAATTACAAGCTACATGTTCTTCTATTACTTTATCCAGGATGTTCTTTTTTTGAATTTGTGAACCATGGATTCTTATAATTTAGGTTCTAACATACAATATGATGCTTAAGATTCTGCTACTGTTGTTTCATTGGAAACTTTCAGTTGCCATCACTGTGGCATCAACTCAAAATCTACACCAATGATGCGTCGTGGACCTGATGGACCAAGGACCCTATGCAATGCTTGTGGACTTATGTGGGCAAATAAGGTAGTTATTAATATGTGCTATGGAAATCTGTATATGTGCAATGCTTGTGAACTTGTCTGATATCTGTAGGAGTTAAAATTGTCGACCTACTAGCTATCTCTGCATGTGAGAATGTTGACATAACATGTATGCCACATATTCCAATGCCACTTATCATGTTT comes from Musa acuminata AAA Group cultivar baxijiao unplaced genomic scaffold, Cavendish_Baxijiao_AAA HiC_scaffold_1072, whole genome shotgun sequence and encodes:
- the LOC135666084 gene encoding B-box zinc finger protein 32-like, whose protein sequence is MDSSAGKMKPRETCELCGGAAAVHCEADAASLCWDCDARVHGANFLVARHLRRIACAGCHSLDDDRVISGAGSPPVRSICRSCGPDGSDLSSSASSPVTSCVSTAESKASQEEGATTSRVGCGGDRRWARRRRPCR
- the LOC135666107 gene encoding GATA transcription factor 20-like, which translates into the protein MSGKPNHMSDLRTAAAHPLASGTGEGHMIAAADARAIQGYGHDKDSGGGCDGMEEAVDGEGVEGDAPADHGDLGNPHALVVPPVASNQLTLSFHREVYVFDSVSPEKVQAVLLLLGGREIATSTASIESATNPLDKRLNFPHRVASLMRFKEKRKERNFDKKIRYAVRKEVALRMQRNRGQFTTSKSNPDVATLGATNCEGTQCWGTIEGRPPSAALCHHCGINSKSTPMMRRGPDGPRTLCNACGLMWANKGTLRDLSKNPSLLTQSDPLEGSEMNGASAPVAEELLPHANAANDHHSSSL